A window of Infirmifilum lucidum contains these coding sequences:
- a CDS encoding FHA domain-containing serine/threonine-protein kinase: protein MSGAVLHGARGSYRLLRLLSHGGMSVLWLAASDYSRDYYVVKFPREDPIAVEKLKFEIDVVKRIAHPHVVRYVDDGVYGSLPFLVLEYLPGGDLESVIRGVPMEEGKARSVIAQTLLGLDYLHSMNIVHRDVKPKNLLSDGRGSFKLIDLGTCTFYNRAGRREAIISPGGYTAPEQYRYLSSPQSDVWSAGATLFFLLTGQHPLVALPGYPDARPPKPPDPAIYNRDVSPEMRGVVAKAMAWDPTERFLTAREMLEAVEGTYRPRAREAGRPVLEVMGKVIEVDRPILRFGRLEKRGEMTGVYREEDGVKGGWVHVEKYGDVIEVRVHDPYNWISRRHFEIFEKGGKWFIRDLGSLNRTAIRVKGEVKEIWAGYKVEGKPFELSDNALIYVAYGSSLSSPPYITLSFRLGR, encoded by the coding sequence ATGTCAGGGGCTGTTCTCCACGGGGCCCGTGGCTCATACAGGCTTCTCAGGCTATTAAGCCACGGGGGTATGAGTGTTTTGTGGCTGGCTGCGAGCGACTACTCGCGGGACTACTATGTCGTTAAGTTTCCCCGGGAAGACCCTATAGCTGTGGAGAAGCTAAAGTTTGAAATCGACGTCGTCAAGCGTATTGCCCACCCTCATGTTGTACGTTACGTGGATGATGGCGTTTATGGTAGTCTCCCGTTTCTCGTTCTAGAGTACCTCCCAGGTGGGGACTTGGAGTCCGTCATTCGAGGGGTACCTATGGAGGAGGGGAAGGCTAGGTCTGTAATTGCCCAGACTCTGCTGGGCTTAGACTACTTGCACTCCATGAACATTGTACACAGGGATGTTAAACCCAAGAACCTGCTCTCTGATGGCCGTGGCAGCTTTAAGCTTATCGACCTAGGCACGTGCACCTTCTACAACAGGGCTGGTCGTAGGGAGGCCATCATATCTCCTGGGGGCTACACGGCGCCTGAGCAATACCGCTACCTTTCTTCACCGCAGTCTGATGTATGGTCTGCTGGCGCTACGCTCTTCTTCCTTCTGACGGGGCAGCACCCTCTAGTAGCGCTGCCTGGGTACCCCGATGCTAGGCCCCCTAAACCCCCTGACCCCGCTATTTATAACCGCGATGTGAGCCCCGAGATGAGGGGGGTTGTGGCTAAGGCTATGGCTTGGGATCCTACTGAGAGGTTCTTGACGGCGCGCGAGATGCTGGAGGCGGTTGAGGGTACTTATAGGCCTCGGGCCCGTGAGGCGGGCAGGCCTGTTTTAGAAGTTATGGGCAAGGTCATTGAAGTCGATAGGCCTATCCTCAGGTTTGGTAGGCTGGAGAAGAGGGGTGAGATGACGGGGGTTTACAGGGAGGAGGACGGGGTGAAGGGTGGGTGGGTTCACGTGGAAAAGTATGGGGACGTTATAGAGGTTCGTGTGCATGACCCATATAACTGGATTTCTAGGAGGCACTTCGAGATATTCGAGAAGGGAGGCAAGTGGTTTATTAGGGATCTTGGATCTCTTAACAGGACAGCTATCAGGGTGAAAGGTGAGGTCAAGGAGATATGGGCTGGCTATAAGGTCGAGGGTAAGCCCTTTGAGCTTAGTGACAACGCGCTCATCTATGTCGCTTATGGTAGCTCTCTCTCCAGCCCACCTTATATTACACTCTCCTTCAGGCTGGGGCGGTGA
- a CDS encoding FHA domain-containing protein: MVRFIGFGEESRRAEGLWPLLAALTACLLAFTALSQPAAVVGFHKDRVTASQVFTLNLVIFSATDQILSGEFNFSYTSRCINLTRVEAGGNWTVSRVPGNKYLFYAQPLKMPSTTIASIEFRILSGSCKQPMSVNLTLFKAAGKGGQDFNVTVKNAVVQVFIQQQAEQVFPEIETTEPSRVNWLPYALILIIPVLALIGAVALRARLIERKAYYFLVGENFTLEVSARDRVFSREDFAPYLGMKAMYLSRRSRGGQFRIAVLRDGVYIRDDFSTNPTLVNGVPIKGKGWVKLSDGAEIRVADSIRLIFRQGIKTPEKGKTNV; this comes from the coding sequence ATGGTTAGGTTTATAGGATTCGGAGAAGAGAGCCGGAGGGCAGAGGGGTTATGGCCTCTACTGGCCGCGCTGACCGCCTGTCTTCTCGCATTTACGGCTTTAAGCCAGCCTGCAGCAGTGGTAGGTTTTCACAAGGATAGGGTAACAGCATCTCAAGTGTTCACCTTAAACCTAGTTATTTTCAGTGCGACAGACCAGATATTATCCGGGGAGTTTAACTTCTCGTATACGAGTAGATGCATAAACCTAACAAGAGTTGAAGCTGGCGGGAACTGGACGGTAAGCAGAGTTCCTGGAAATAAGTACTTGTTCTACGCACAGCCTCTGAAAATGCCCTCAACAACTATAGCATCCATTGAATTCAGAATTTTAAGTGGCTCATGCAAACAACCCATGAGCGTGAACTTAACATTATTTAAGGCTGCTGGTAAAGGGGGACAAGATTTCAACGTAACTGTTAAGAACGCTGTTGTACAGGTTTTCATCCAGCAACAAGCTGAGCAAGTCTTCCCCGAGATTGAAACTACTGAACCAAGCAGAGTTAACTGGCTTCCATATGCTCTTATTCTCATCATTCCTGTTTTGGCTCTCATAGGTGCGGTGGCTTTGCGAGCTAGATTGATTGAGAGAAAAGCTTATTACTTCTTAGTAGGCGAAAACTTTACACTCGAGGTTTCAGCTCGAGATAGAGTTTTTAGCCGTGAAGACTTCGCCCCGTACCTCGGCATGAAAGCCATGTATCTTTCTCGCAGGAGCAGAGGAGGGCAGTTCCGGATAGCAGTCTTGCGAGACGGTGTGTATATACGCGACGATTTTAGCACTAATCCCACGCTTGTTAATGGCGTCCCCATCAAGGGGAAGGGCTGGGTTAAACTAAGTGACGGCGCTGAAATCCGAGTAGCCGATAGTATACGCTTAATCTTTAGGCAAGGTATAAAAACTCCCGAGAAGGGGAAAACTAATGTTTAA
- a CDS encoding FHA domain-containing protein, giving the protein MKAYKVILPLILLLLILSPVFARINIHGVDFYLTKGALAPEETRFNRGETVYVVASPPIQGATIEVEVLLIFPPGSGRQPLTLLPRIQVNLQSEKILTQWNVPSNAIEGTYSVRIRAWRPGDPQPTEGELPFEVGSECLILGVPCWLFAVAIILAVGAVAVVVTRKPTPPTGGAGLPEIEARGIGGAETVIVREPGTIAIKQPSGETITVVAHLEAGGRMIPIDRLPRVYGREDFRGLVTGETLNVISRRHFEIGYDYTQGSFYIMDLGSKNGTYLNGEDIRGKGRVSLKNGDTISVAGVLNLRFATGPGSSPPSLF; this is encoded by the coding sequence ATGAAGGCATACAAAGTAATACTCCCGCTCATTCTTCTTCTACTCATCCTAAGCCCAGTGTTTGCCCGTATAAACATACATGGTGTTGACTTCTACCTAACAAAAGGCGCTCTTGCTCCAGAGGAAACAAGGTTCAACAGGGGGGAGACAGTATATGTCGTCGCAAGCCCGCCAATCCAGGGCGCAACTATCGAAGTAGAAGTACTGCTTATCTTCCCACCCGGGAGCGGTAGACAACCCTTAACTCTCCTTCCTAGAATTCAAGTCAACCTCCAATCTGAAAAGATCTTGACACAATGGAACGTGCCTTCGAATGCAATTGAAGGAACATATAGCGTTAGGATTCGTGCATGGCGTCCAGGCGACCCCCAGCCCACTGAAGGAGAACTACCGTTTGAAGTAGGGTCTGAGTGCTTGATCCTTGGGGTTCCTTGTTGGCTATTTGCGGTTGCAATAATTTTAGCTGTTGGAGCAGTTGCTGTCGTCGTCACGAGAAAACCTACACCGCCGACCGGCGGCGCAGGTCTCCCTGAAATCGAAGCTAGGGGGATAGGGGGCGCCGAAACCGTTATCGTAAGAGAGCCCGGTACAATTGCGATCAAACAGCCTTCAGGTGAAACTATAACGGTCGTAGCTCATCTTGAGGCAGGTGGCAGGATGATTCCCATCGATAGGCTGCCGAGAGTTTATGGCAGAGAAGACTTCCGAGGACTAGTAACGGGTGAAACTCTCAACGTTATAAGCAGGAGACACTTCGAGATAGGCTATGACTACACTCAGGGAAGCTTCTACATAATGGATCTCGGGAGTAAAAACGGAACCTATCTAAACGGCGAAGACATAAGGGGCAAAGGCAGAGTCTCGCTCAAAAACGGAGACACGATATCTGTTGCAGGGGTTCTAAACCTACGCTTTGCAACAGGCCCTGGGAGTAGCCCGCCATCTTTATTTTAA
- a CDS encoding PP2C family protein-serine/threonine phosphatase: protein MFKRVKSPLGRGRERHSLRVSGASIYSMDDLLLFSFSLDAYIAGERIKAYVQAILAENTLANLMSSILDGLHKGEINPPTLRLSREEAILFTKWGSIYFESGGSPYLYLRHSGRLKEIAGKTSLNLDSGVLLLASQRLNQVYETKLGKVTAAMPPDDLVDQLAPEVGVDLSVLVIRAPLEEKFKHRMFITSGCASDVGRRRKNNEDSCFTSTVKISRSRRREVFRLAGVADGAGGHGYGELASALAVEDGLKHALHAIVSRFSVSASDLRSIVQLVNQRVLDAKRRMKTDMASTLTLATIKGRELTYAHVGDSRLYIVDSNMRTIQQLTRDHKYVDELVERGLLTPEQARTHPQRNIITSAIGMEKPRIDTYSYPDVFIPPRKIILCSDGLSDVVFEEEILRLVSSHRIPEIALNSLVSLANSRGGPDNISVSYFGYFT from the coding sequence ATGTTTAAGAGGGTGAAATCTCCTCTAGGAAGAGGGCGTGAGCGTCACTCCCTGAGGGTGAGCGGTGCTTCAATTTATTCTATGGATGATCTACTGCTTTTCTCGTTTTCGCTCGACGCATATATTGCGGGAGAGAGGATAAAAGCGTATGTTCAGGCTATCCTCGCGGAGAACACTCTGGCTAACTTGATGAGCAGTATCCTAGACGGGTTACACAAGGGAGAGATTAATCCGCCCACACTTAGGCTTTCACGGGAAGAAGCCATTTTATTTACCAAGTGGGGGTCAATTTACTTTGAGAGTGGCGGTTCCCCATATCTTTACCTGCGACACAGCGGTAGGCTTAAAGAAATCGCGGGAAAGACAAGCCTAAACCTTGATTCAGGAGTGTTGTTACTAGCATCTCAGAGGCTCAACCAGGTTTATGAGACAAAGCTTGGTAAAGTGACTGCGGCAATGCCACCTGACGATTTAGTTGACCAACTGGCACCTGAGGTCGGCGTTGATTTATCGGTGCTCGTGATCCGCGCTCCGCTAGAAGAGAAGTTTAAGCACAGAATGTTCATTACTTCTGGGTGCGCATCTGATGTCGGTAGGAGGAGGAAGAATAACGAGGATTCATGTTTCACCTCAACCGTTAAGATTTCTAGGAGTAGGAGACGAGAGGTCTTTAGGCTTGCAGGAGTTGCAGACGGGGCTGGGGGGCATGGGTATGGCGAGCTGGCAAGCGCTCTTGCAGTGGAGGATGGCCTTAAGCACGCATTGCACGCGATTGTCTCAAGGTTTAGTGTTAGCGCCTCAGATCTTAGGAGTATTGTCCAGCTTGTGAACCAGAGGGTACTTGACGCCAAGCGTAGGATGAAAACAGACATGGCTTCAACTCTCACCCTTGCTACGATTAAGGGTAGGGAGTTGACATATGCCCATGTAGGTGACAGCAGGTTATACATAGTCGACTCTAACATGCGCACTATCCAGCAGTTGACTCGAGATCATAAATACGTTGATGAACTCGTCGAGAGAGGGCTTCTGACGCCTGAGCAAGCAAGAACCCACCCACAGAGGAACATCATAACTAGTGCCATTGGAATGGAGAAACCGAGGATTGACACTTACTCATATCCAGATGTTTTTATACCACCGAGGAAAATTATCCTCTGCAGTGATGGATTGTCTGACGTTGTATTCGAGGAAGAGATACTCAGACTGGTCTCGTCCCACCGTATCCCGGAAATAGCTCTAAATAGCCTTGTCAGTCTAGCGAATAGCCGAGGGGGGCCTGATAATATCTCAGTTTCCTATTTTGGCTATTTCACTTAG
- a CDS encoding FHA domain-containing protein, producing the protein MTTIFKASSLIIGIIVLLLGLITTVGGLIFLASGPPWSAAGVLPLVLGLILLAAGFMLAYNAMKTPTPPPPPPPTPPLPPPPPSYPTRILSPTPSPAPPTTKVVLARLEAPGGSLFVTEPTQEFRRSDFQGIAPPGLLDAISQSKPQFIIYFRGGQFFIEDSMSTNGTLLNGRQIKGTGLQPLKDGDVISPAGVINLTFRTGGA; encoded by the coding sequence ATGACTACCATTTTCAAAGCTTCAAGCCTCATTATCGGAATAATTGTCCTCCTCCTAGGTCTGATTACTACAGTAGGGGGTCTCATCTTTCTCGCCTCCGGGCCTCCCTGGAGTGCCGCGGGAGTTTTACCTCTCGTTCTCGGCTTGATCCTTCTCGCTGCCGGATTTATGCTTGCTTACAACGCGATGAAAACTCCAACGCCACCGCCTCCACCGCCACCAACCCCTCCTCTACCCCCTCCTCCTCCGTCTTATCCGACTAGGATACTCTCCCCTACTCCTTCTCCCGCCCCTCCCACAACTAAAGTAGTTTTGGCTAGGCTCGAGGCTCCGGGCGGGTCTCTCTTTGTGACAGAGCCTACCCAGGAGTTCCGGAGGAGCGACTTCCAGGGCATTGCCCCGCCGGGCTTGCTCGATGCAATTAGCCAGAGCAAGCCGCAGTTTATCATATACTTTCGCGGTGGGCAGTTCTTCATAGAGGACTCTATGAGTACTAACGGGACGCTGTTGAATGGCAGGCAGATTAAAGGCACGGGGCTGCAGCCTCTTAAAGATGGCGACGTCATAAGCCCTGCTGGCGTGATAAACTTGACGTTTAGGACAGGAGGGGCCTGA
- a CDS encoding VWA domain-containing protein: protein MVKKAITSFLLISLLVSTVFLKTIKTQTIPDDVYSHLLKGESVTGWVEVKYGNTTLINYTLSSGEYLLYSVGTGSVVLGKKWFMPESESLDVFAIAFYDSRKPLKDLSAYDYWVRGSHWKRGVEKGEEYLNKRQIQGALATLAVVAVLFALFPPSSAIALCLFALSATTDFITTLSKIEENFKLGPETSPKLYFVLAFIASNMDEKAREASDEFESLLNKISDEEFKETVKSLKDFNMFVEGSRELAKYYTLLSTIVAYKALSGTMQPETVEKVISFYVFDEGHNKAREFLNTLENWYAGNINPGELGDKLLNIIAADAVRIGVSAALKFAKDYFIIEAFKGSDKIMGFHYIHSSLLSSLYGTMANLKSKIDKGGVEPSLSLVSKLLFYDYLTYELELEYWEGLSKLDCSDIYDLPGELRDFLGLKPPSWTPGTQTERYCAQVKSLFDLSRILVSSSSAGALKRQLEYYESLRDAYERYRSIMAKRRGDLVPGSGVNVMLVVDVSGSMDDSFRGARKIDAAIDAAKTFISLLSPSDRAGIVKFSDSASLVAPLTGDKTALYQLLGTLTPEGMTAIGDGLKLALSELDKVSGVRAVVLLTDGKNNAGQYNPVDVAHEASAKNIPVFTLGFGEKGDIDEDLLKRIALITNALYFYAPSPEDLKKIYSMLAIRTVGGVPIYHLVSTVKQGEEKKVEIEVTRDMDFVGARLSYVGSLINLTLISPSGRVIRGVESYVARTSMPGYESVIVYNPEPGLWRVVVRGVQVPQGGESFTLVVYRPSIVVDRRVVSASARPGERVTGTITIRALQPVTNLGVEVRGELAGLMRVSPSSVPRVEQGGVATISYDITAPTDAARPVLTGTIVIRVGVLNTFIPVTLALKSLILNVMVNETKFIEGEKLAVTALVSNLTGARLAGARVEMKYLGTAVLLNETSESAYTATIPLKARGSVKIEFTATYADYPPSRYSLTVQVFPRGDVNTDGVVDYRDVALVIANYGNTTINRFIDLNRDSIVDYRDLAIILGNYGQTSH from the coding sequence ATGGTAAAGAAAGCCATCACATCATTCCTTCTAATTTCCCTATTAGTCTCAACGGTTTTCCTCAAAACAATAAAAACTCAGACAATACCTGACGATGTGTACTCGCATTTACTAAAAGGGGAAAGCGTTACAGGTTGGGTAGAGGTAAAATATGGTAATACAACGCTTATAAACTACACGCTCTCAAGCGGAGAATACCTCCTATACAGCGTTGGCACAGGCTCTGTAGTCCTCGGAAAGAAATGGTTTATGCCTGAAAGCGAAAGCCTAGACGTTTTCGCCATAGCATTCTACGACTCCCGGAAACCCCTCAAAGATCTCAGTGCCTACGACTACTGGGTGAGAGGGTCACATTGGAAAAGAGGAGTCGAAAAAGGGGAAGAATACCTGAATAAACGCCAGATTCAAGGAGCACTGGCTACACTAGCCGTAGTAGCTGTTCTCTTTGCCCTCTTTCCCCCTTCTTCAGCAATAGCTCTCTGTCTCTTCGCGCTATCTGCTACCACTGATTTTATCACTACGCTATCTAAAATAGAAGAGAACTTTAAACTGGGCCCTGAGACTTCTCCAAAGCTATATTTCGTGTTGGCCTTTATTGCGAGTAATATGGATGAAAAAGCGAGGGAAGCCTCGGACGAGTTTGAATCCTTACTAAATAAAATTTCGGATGAGGAATTCAAAGAGACAGTCAAAAGTCTTAAAGATTTCAACATGTTCGTGGAGGGCTCTCGCGAATTAGCGAAATACTATACTCTTCTCTCCACTATAGTCGCATACAAGGCTCTAAGCGGGACGATGCAACCCGAAACTGTGGAGAAAGTAATTTCTTTCTACGTCTTCGATGAAGGTCATAATAAAGCACGGGAGTTCTTGAATACGCTGGAGAATTGGTATGCCGGCAATATTAATCCAGGTGAACTTGGAGACAAGCTTTTAAACATTATAGCCGCCGACGCCGTCAGAATAGGAGTTTCAGCGGCACTAAAGTTCGCGAAAGATTACTTTATAATCGAAGCTTTTAAAGGTAGCGACAAGATTATGGGCTTCCACTACATCCACTCCTCTCTACTGTCTTCTCTCTATGGTACCATGGCTAATTTGAAAAGTAAGATAGACAAGGGCGGGGTTGAGCCGAGCCTCTCGTTAGTGTCTAAGTTGTTGTTCTATGATTACCTAACCTATGAGCTTGAACTTGAATACTGGGAAGGGCTGAGTAAGCTGGATTGTAGCGATATATATGATCTTCCAGGCGAGCTACGTGATTTCCTAGGGCTCAAGCCTCCTAGCTGGACTCCAGGGACACAAACTGAGAGGTACTGCGCTCAGGTCAAAAGTCTATTTGATCTCTCTCGCATTCTTGTTTCATCATCTAGCGCTGGGGCCTTGAAGAGGCAGCTCGAGTACTATGAGAGTCTTCGCGACGCGTATGAGAGGTACAGGAGTATTATGGCTAAGAGGCGAGGAGATCTTGTCCCGGGTAGTGGTGTAAATGTTATGCTGGTTGTAGATGTTTCGGGGAGTATGGATGATAGCTTCAGGGGTGCTAGGAAGATTGACGCCGCTATTGACGCTGCTAAGACTTTCATCTCGCTGCTATCTCCAAGCGACAGAGCCGGTATTGTAAAGTTTTCGGACTCAGCGTCGCTGGTGGCCCCCCTCACCGGCGATAAAACCGCCCTGTACCAGTTGCTCGGTACTCTAACCCCCGAGGGCATGACTGCGATCGGCGATGGATTGAAGCTGGCTTTGAGCGAGCTCGACAAAGTTAGTGGCGTCAGAGCAGTAGTGCTACTTACGGATGGCAAAAACAATGCAGGACAATATAATCCCGTTGACGTGGCTCACGAAGCGTCGGCGAAAAATATCCCCGTATTCACTCTCGGCTTCGGTGAGAAGGGAGACATTGATGAAGACCTGCTCAAGAGGATAGCGTTGATTACCAACGCGCTGTACTTTTACGCGCCCTCCCCCGAGGATCTCAAGAAGATATATTCCATGCTTGCCATTAGAACTGTAGGTGGCGTCCCGATATACCACCTTGTGTCTACAGTTAAGCAGGGGGAGGAGAAGAAGGTAGAAATTGAAGTTACGCGCGACATGGACTTCGTAGGGGCCCGGCTCTCATACGTGGGGAGTCTCATAAACCTAACCCTGATTAGCCCGAGTGGAAGGGTAATTAGAGGCGTCGAATCATACGTAGCTAGGACAAGCATGCCTGGATACGAGTCAGTAATCGTGTACAACCCAGAGCCCGGCCTCTGGAGAGTCGTCGTAAGAGGAGTCCAAGTCCCACAGGGAGGCGAGAGCTTTACACTAGTGGTGTATAGGCCCAGTATAGTCGTAGACCGGAGGGTCGTGTCGGCGAGTGCGAGGCCCGGGGAGAGAGTTACAGGCACTATCACGATCAGAGCTCTCCAGCCAGTTACAAACCTGGGAGTCGAAGTCCGGGGCGAGTTAGCAGGTCTTATGCGCGTATCGCCCTCTAGCGTTCCTCGGGTTGAGCAGGGAGGCGTTGCAACCATAAGTTACGATATAACCGCTCCCACCGACGCCGCGAGGCCCGTGCTTACAGGTACTATTGTTATAAGAGTTGGCGTTTTAAACACGTTCATTCCAGTGACGCTAGCTCTCAAGTCGCTCATTCTCAACGTGATGGTGAACGAAACGAAGTTCATAGAGGGCGAAAAACTAGCTGTCACTGCCCTGGTAAGCAACTTGACGGGAGCTAGACTCGCTGGAGCGAGAGTAGAGATGAAGTACCTGGGAACAGCCGTGTTATTAAACGAGACTAGTGAAAGCGCCTACACGGCTACTATACCTCTAAAGGCTAGGGGCTCGGTGAAGATAGAGTTCACAGCTACTTACGCCGACTACCCACCATCAAGGTACTCCCTGACCGTCCAAGTATTCCCACGCGGCGATGTAAACACTGATGGCGTAGTTGACTACAGGGACGTCGCACTAGTAATAGCGAACTACGGCAACACCACCATTAACCGTTTCATAGATCTAAATAGAGACTCCATAGTCGACTACAGAGACCTAGCCATAATACTGGGAAACTACGGGCAAACCTCCCATTGA
- a CDS encoding InlB B-repeat-containing protein: protein MELQTFVKKVVIIVALLLLLVLPGKLRAQPSYYVGNQVIIKSLQSVVVIAYISPIGVDWETWKQQYYVGHEQEYAIGLTNRVILMFGASDVKLLGTGADDANHIVYSIVEVDLRNARYSNPQDGVVVFIDPFKVEGRGWFDKVEVYAERGVKIYSASPSPKVSSPSYVLWENPSYEAAPSKYTIELKPRVTIIASGLPPGLTATVKVNGYPKGSTSSSGLTLYLDEGNYLIEVEKTVYKDDYTRFTCSNNVQSIYLASAQTLTFTYTLEVRLDIVSGIPVEVYLDNIRSRTPATFWLTSGTTYRLSAQASIPLDATPTYRKSLVFSHWSDGVKDNPRIIALQNPAKLEAIYAEKTEVLVDVRSQVGVVEGGGWYPLGSTVKVKVVDKVVQGGRGERYVFKGWSGDISSNSPEVTFTADRPVRLEAIWAKQYYLEVVSEQGSATGSGWYDEGATAYASINTTIIPIDDKSRWAFQGWSGDARGQGQRSEPIVMNSPKVAVAKWAKEYKVSVYSPVGEIYVCRGDGTCMRNLGKSYSGWHPEGSSIEVGVKETSIGFPVRDVFAGWRGLGPYDSEEVSRGVAYIRVDAPKELEAEWRKDYTPLATILAVISLLGALSVFLAAKGYVARVPLLQALKKTTVKGRGVEGTRVRDYCLERIHEAEGKLKKLEEMKGELDPEVYGKLRQEYLDELEKIRKECPYS from the coding sequence ATGGAGTTGCAGACATTCGTTAAAAAAGTAGTTATTATAGTTGCACTGCTTCTCCTCCTAGTCCTTCCTGGCAAGCTGCGTGCCCAGCCTAGCTACTATGTGGGGAACCAGGTTATAATAAAAAGTTTGCAAAGCGTCGTTGTCATAGCTTACATCTCGCCCATAGGCGTGGATTGGGAGACGTGGAAACAGCAATACTACGTTGGGCACGAGCAGGAATATGCAATAGGCTTAACAAATAGGGTAATTCTCATGTTCGGTGCCAGCGACGTAAAACTTTTGGGAACGGGTGCTGATGACGCCAACCACATAGTCTACAGCATCGTCGAAGTGGACTTACGTAACGCGCGGTACTCAAACCCCCAAGACGGCGTCGTCGTTTTTATAGACCCGTTCAAGGTGGAGGGTAGGGGGTGGTTTGACAAAGTAGAAGTATATGCTGAACGAGGAGTAAAAATCTACTCGGCAAGCCCCTCCCCTAAAGTTTCTTCACCAAGTTATGTCCTGTGGGAAAACCCGAGCTACGAAGCGGCTCCATCCAAGTACACTATCGAGTTAAAACCTAGGGTCACAATTATAGCTTCGGGGCTTCCTCCTGGCCTCACCGCGACAGTCAAGGTCAACGGCTACCCGAAGGGATCCACTTCGTCTTCAGGGCTCACGCTATACCTCGACGAAGGTAACTACCTCATAGAGGTTGAAAAGACTGTATACAAGGATGATTACACAAGGTTTACCTGCAGCAACAATGTCCAGAGTATATACCTGGCATCGGCTCAGACGCTGACTTTCACCTACACGCTTGAAGTCAGGCTGGATATTGTTTCAGGGATACCTGTAGAAGTATACCTGGACAACATTAGGTCGAGAACTCCTGCAACATTCTGGCTAACTAGTGGTACGACATATAGGTTGTCTGCCCAAGCTTCAATTCCTCTTGATGCTACTCCTACCTACAGGAAGAGCCTAGTTTTCTCGCACTGGAGTGACGGGGTGAAAGATAACCCGAGGATTATAGCCCTGCAAAACCCTGCTAAGCTGGAAGCCATATACGCTGAGAAGACCGAGGTTCTCGTAGACGTGAGGTCGCAAGTGGGTGTAGTCGAGGGGGGCGGCTGGTACCCTCTTGGCTCAACAGTGAAAGTAAAGGTTGTGGATAAAGTCGTCCAGGGGGGCAGAGGCGAGAGGTACGTCTTTAAGGGCTGGAGCGGCGATATTTCCTCTAATTCACCGGAGGTGACCTTTACGGCAGACAGGCCAGTAAGGCTTGAGGCCATCTGGGCTAAACAATACTACCTTGAAGTTGTCAGCGAGCAGGGCAGTGCAACAGGCTCAGGCTGGTACGACGAGGGGGCGACAGCTTATGCCTCCATCAACACAACAATTATACCTATTGATGATAAGAGTAGGTGGGCCTTCCAAGGGTGGAGCGGCGATGCCAGGGGGCAGGGGCAGAGGTCTGAGCCTATAGTCATGAACTCCCCGAAGGTAGCTGTGGCAAAGTGGGCTAAAGAGTACAAAGTCTCTGTATATTCTCCTGTAGGGGAAATATACGTCTGTAGGGGGGACGGAACCTGCATGAGAAACCTAGGTAAGAGCTACTCGGGCTGGCACCCTGAGGGCAGTAGCATCGAAGTTGGTGTAAAAGAGACTTCAATAGGCTTTCCCGTACGGGACGTCTTTGCTGGCTGGAGAGGGCTGGGCCCCTACGACTCTGAAGAAGTTAGCAGGGGTGTTGCCTACATAAGGGTCGACGCCCCCAAAGAGCTAGAGGCTGAGTGGAGGAAGGACTATACGCCGCTCGCAACCATACTAGCTGTCATCTCACTGCTCGGTGCCCTGTCTGTATTCCTCGCCGCTAAAGGTTACGTTGCACGCGTGCCTCTCCTCCAGGCATTGAAGAAGACTACAGTTAAGGGAAGGGGAGTAGAGGGTACGCGCGTTAGGGACTACTGCCTCGAGAGGATCCATGAAGCAGAGGGTAAGCTCAAAAAGCTCGAAGAGATGAAGGGGGAGCTAGACCCAGAAGTCTACGGCAAGCTCAGGCAGGAATACCTCGACGAGCTTGAGAAAATAAGGAAAGAGTGCCCCTACTCCTAG